One region of Oryza glaberrima chromosome 7, OglaRS2, whole genome shotgun sequence genomic DNA includes:
- the LOC127779548 gene encoding proline-rich receptor-like protein kinase PERK4, whose protein sequence is MIMSSDPSPSSPRGTDSPSTSMADFYSPSHASRRLSTSITFAGGLDVTSELVIAAVAAALLLVLLLAACACCSWCCRRRSATQRWQNHHAAAFGYQGNTTAYYYHHTGGGKPQWAATKTGAPSTPPNMMMHPTTRTGPHAVVRPPLVPPPPPPVPAGLDENAFGYDELAAATGGFSEGNMLGQGGFGYVYRGVLGDGKEVAVKQLSTGGGQGEREFQAEVDMISRVHHRHLVPLVGYCIAGTQRLLVYDFVPNRTLEHHLHEKGLPVMKWTTRLLIAVGSAKGLAYLHEECNPRIIHRDIKSANILLDNNFEPLVADFGMAKLTSENVTHVSTRVMGTFGYLAPEYASSGKLTDKSDVFSYGVMLLELLTGRRPADRSSYGADCLVDWARQALPRAMAGVGGGGYDDIVDSRLRGDYDRAEAARVAACAAACVRHAGRRRPKMSQVVKVLEGDVSPEELGDGARPGQSAMSSSSGDSSSGSGSYTAQMERVRRTAASPASPEYYSSEYQGYGCPSPASSAGDNASSGEHDNQWRKAHR, encoded by the exons ATGATCATGTCTTCCGatccctcgccgtcgtcgccgaggggCACCGattcgccgtcgacgtcgatgGCGGATTTCTACTCGCCGTCGCACGCCTCGAGACGGCTGTCGACGTCGATCACATTTGCCGGCGGGCTCGACGTGACGTCGGAgctcgtcatcgccgccgtcgcggcggcgctgctgctcgtCCTCCTGCTCGCCGCCTGCGCCTGCTGCTCCTGGTGCTgcaggaggaggtcggcgacgcAGCGGTGGCAGAatcaccacgccgccgccttcgggtACCAAG gCAACACCACGGCGTACTACTACCACCACACCGGCGGCGGGAAGCCGCAGTGGGCGGCGACCAAGACCGGCgccccgtcgacgccgccgaaCATGATGATGCACCCGACGACCAGGACCGGCCCGCACGCCGTCGTGCGGCCGCCGCTcgtgccgcccccgccgccgcccgttccGGCGGGCCTGGACGAGAACGCGTTCGGGTACgacgagctggcggcggcgacgggcgggttCTCGGAGGGGAACATGCTGGGGCAGGGCGGGTTCGGGTACGTGTACCGCGGCGTGCTCGGCGACGGGAAGGAGGTGGCGGTGAAGCAGCTCAGCACCGGGGGCGGGCAGGGGGAGCGGGAGTTCCAGGCGGAGGTGGACATGATCAGCCgcgtccaccaccgccacctcgtcCCCCTCGTCGGCTACTGCATCGCCGGCACGCAACGCCTCCTCGTCTACGACTTCGTCCCCAACCGCACTCTCGAGCACCACCTCCATG AAAAGGGGTTACCGGTGATGAAGTGGACGACGAGGTTGCTCATCGCGGTTGGATCAGCAAAGGGGCTCGCCTACCTGCACGAGGAAT GTAATCCTCGGATCATTCACCGTGACATCAAGTCGGCAAACATTCTCCTGGACAACAACTTCGAGCCACTG GTTGCGGATTTTGGGATGGCGAAGCTGACGAGCGAGAACGTGACGCACGTGTCGACGAGGGTGATGGGGACGTTCGGGTACCTGGCGCCGGAGTACGCGTCGAGCGGGAAGCTGACGGACAAGTCCGACGTGTTCTCCTACGGCGTCATGCTGCTGGAGCTTctcaccggccgccgccccgccgaccGGAGCTCCTACGGCGCCGACTGCCTCGTCGACTGGGCGCGCCAAGCGCTGCCCCGCGCGatggccggcgtcggcggcggcggctacgacgACATCGTCGACTCGCGGCTGCGCGGCGACTACGaccgggcggaggcggcgcgcgtcgccgcgtgcgccgccgcctgcgtccGCCACGCCGGCAGGAGGCGCCCCAAGATGAGCCAGGTGGTGAAGGTGCTCGAGGGGGACGTGTCGCCGGAggagctcggcgacggcgcgcggcccGGGCAGAGCGCCATGTCGTCCAGCAGCGGCGACTCCAGCTCGGGGTCGGGATCGTACACGGCGCAGATGGAGCGGGTcaggcggacggcggcgtcgccggccagCCCGGAGTACTACAGCAGCGAGTACCAGGGTTACGGATGCCCGTCGCCGGCCAGCAGCGCCGGCGACAACGCGTCTTCCGGTGAGCATGATAACCAGTGGCGTAAAGCTCACCGGTAA